The following are encoded in a window of Mustela nigripes isolate SB6536 chromosome 1, MUSNIG.SB6536, whole genome shotgun sequence genomic DNA:
- the LOC132011297 gene encoding zinc finger protein ZIC 5-like: MWRSSALGTPYGENTALDRGPLRAFPRGPPNWFASAHQSLLIQNGILHRERRPRAVGLAAGDNLSTGDLDLESSSPLSLHTGLQDSPERRVSPRGTLSPGPPPTPAARAPPPCSARCLARLRQRCEWSGQGSWLLLLPRRQPLLFELWEAGGSQAAGVRSSRQRPHPGVLRNPAVCALPPSHPPSHSLTHSLTHPPRAGTAAQEPGPRRLLAAILDFLLPQEPASTCAPEPASSQSLRSGSGCLQHPEQPGLRDPGGLWAKLGAAEYSAERLQGRRSRGASGAEPQQMGSDVRDLNALLPAVPSLGGGGGCALPVSGAAQWAPVLDFAPPGASAYGSLGGPAPPPAPPPPPPPPPPHSFIKQEPSWGGAEPHEEQCLSAFTVHFSGQFTGTAGACRYGPFGPPPPSQASSGQARMFPNAPYLPSCLESQPAIRNQGYSTVTFDGTPSYGHTPSHHAAQFPNHSFKHEDPMGQQGSLGEQQYSVPPPVYGCHTPTDSCTGSQALLLRTPYSSDNLYQMTSQLECMTWNQMNLGATLKG; encoded by the exons ATGTGGCGAAGTTCAGCACTCGGAACTCCCTACGGTGAGAACACTGCCCTGGACCGTGGGCCACTAAGGGCTTTCCCTCGTGGTCCTCCTAACTGGTTCGCGTCCGCTCATCAGTCACTGCTTATCCAGAATGGTATCCTCCACCGTGAGCGGAGGCCAAGAGCGGTGGGATTGGCTGCAGGAGACAACCTCTCCACGGGGGACTTGGACTTGGAATCCTCCTCACCTCTCAGCCTCCATACTGGGCTCCAGGATTCTCCG GAGAGGAGGGTTTCTCCCAGAGGTACGCTCTCTCCaggcccgccccccacccccgcggcgAGGGCGCCCCCACCGTGCAGCGCGCGCTGCCTGGCCCGGCTTAGGCAGCGGTGTGAATGGAGCGGCCAAGgctcctggctcctcctcctcccccgccgCCAGCCCCTCTTATTTGAGCTTTGGGAAGCTGGGGGCAGCCAGGCAGCTGGGGTAAGGAGTTCAAGGCAGCGCCCACACCCGGGGGTTCTCCGCAACCCGGCCGTCTGTGCGCTCCCCCCTTCCCACCCGCcctcccactcactcactcactcactcacccacccacccagagcCGGGACCGCAGCCCAGGAGCCGGGGCCCCGCCGCCTCCTTGCCGCGATCCTGGACTTCCTCCTGCCGCAGGAGCCAGCTTCCACGTGTGCCCCAGAGCCGGCATCTTCACAGTCGCTCCGCTCAGGGTCTGGGTGCCTTCAGCACCCCGAGCAGCCGGGGCTCCGGGACCCAGGAGGCCTCTGGGCCAAGTTAGGTGCGGCCGAGTACAGCGCTGAGCGTCTGCAAGGCCGAAGGAGCCGCGGGGCATCCGGGGCTGAGCCGCAGCAAATGGGCTCTGATGTTCGGGACCTGAATGCGCTGCTGCCGGCGGTACCCTCGCTGGGTGGCGGCGGTGGCTGCGCCCTGCCCGTGAGCGGCGCCGCGCAGTGGGCGCCGGTGCTGGATTTTGCACCCCCGGGCGCCTCGGCTTACGGTTCGCTGGGCGGTCCTGCGCCGCCGCCGGCCCCGCCGccacccccgccgccgccgccgcctcacTCCTTCATCAAACAGGAGCCGAGCTGGGGCGGCGCGGAGCCGCACGAGGAGCAGTGCTTGAGCGCCTTCACCGTGCATTTCTCCGGCCAGTTCACCGGCACAGCTGGAGCCTGTCGCTACGGTCCCTTCGGTCCTCCTCCGCCCAGCCAGGCGTCCTCCGGTCAGGCCAGGATGTTCCCCAACGCGCCCTACCTACCCAGCTGCCTCGAGAGCCAGCCCGCTATCCGCAACCAGG GTTACAGCACGGTCACCTTCGACGGGACGCCCAGCTACGGTCACACGCCCTCGCACCACGCGGCGCAGTTCCCCAACCACTCTTTCAAGCACGAGGACCCCATGGGCCAGCAGGGCTCTCTGG GCGAGCAGCAGTACTCCGTGCCGCCCCCAGTCTATGGCTGCCACACCCCTACCGACAGCTGCACTGGCAGCCAGGCCCTGCTGCTGAGGACGCCGTACAGCAG